A window of Candidatus Hydrogenedentota bacterium contains these coding sequences:
- a CDS encoding sigma 54-interacting transcriptional regulator — protein sequence MKLELVAVSGKWKGYAWPVGDAPLTMGRGEDVTVQVAHRTVSRHHCEIRRDGDQVRFRDLGSRNPALVNGVPFREGVLSIGDELAVGPAIFVLTNSAYAGRRESPQPGDAETRSWADDAVLADTPSGDYSQEGGRPRTVDDLALLYNVSREFGRCLTTGELHTSLGRHLEARFHPSVWWLARVGGDGELLLDETAAPRSGERAAPPPALLQRCLRERRSLVGPPGGKPADSEEFLLAAPVYFAGVDLGVLALRRGASANGGQEGELVILTLLARSLAPFLYALENLEQLRRDHELFRSRAGESETLIGVSRAMAQVRKRIAEVAKSDLPVLISGETGTGKEVAARMLLARSARHARPFIVVNCAAIPRELFESELFGHEKGAYTGATEARSGLLEQADGGTLFLDEVGDLTLDNQARILRVAETGAFRRIGSGRESRVDVRVISATNKDLKDAIRSGAFREDLYHRLNGFEIHIPPLRERPSDIPVLTRHFFEMGRTQARIPLTDIGPGVFEYFGRYAWPGNVRELRSCMQRAIALARNPVIQLEDVLARSQYAVQWPGETGPSALREVERRHIEAVLAACEGDIQQTAKVLEIGRSTLYRKMETYGLKP from the coding sequence GTGAAGCTGGAACTAGTCGCAGTTTCGGGTAAGTGGAAGGGGTATGCGTGGCCGGTCGGTGATGCGCCGCTGACGATGGGGCGCGGCGAGGATGTCACGGTCCAGGTCGCGCATCGTACCGTTTCGCGGCATCATTGCGAAATCCGGCGCGATGGGGACCAGGTGCGGTTCCGCGACCTGGGCAGCCGCAACCCGGCCCTCGTCAATGGCGTTCCGTTTCGCGAGGGCGTCTTGAGTATCGGAGACGAACTGGCGGTTGGGCCCGCCATCTTCGTATTGACGAACTCGGCCTATGCGGGCCGGCGGGAGTCCCCGCAGCCCGGGGATGCCGAAACACGGTCGTGGGCGGACGACGCCGTCTTGGCCGATACGCCGTCGGGGGACTACAGTCAGGAAGGGGGGAGACCGCGAACCGTTGACGACCTGGCCTTGCTCTACAACGTGTCCCGGGAATTCGGACGTTGCCTGACTACGGGGGAACTGCATACGTCGCTCGGGCGTCATCTGGAGGCCAGATTCCACCCTTCCGTCTGGTGGCTGGCGCGCGTGGGCGGTGACGGGGAACTGCTCCTGGACGAAACGGCCGCGCCGCGGTCCGGCGAACGCGCGGCGCCCCCGCCGGCGCTGCTGCAGCGGTGCCTGCGGGAACGGCGCAGCCTCGTTGGCCCCCCGGGTGGCAAGCCGGCCGATTCGGAGGAGTTCCTGCTTGCGGCGCCCGTGTATTTCGCCGGCGTGGACCTCGGCGTGCTGGCCTTGCGGCGGGGGGCGTCCGCGAATGGCGGCCAGGAGGGGGAACTGGTCATCCTGACGCTGCTCGCGCGTTCCCTAGCGCCGTTTCTCTACGCCCTGGAAAACCTGGAACAGCTGCGGCGGGACCACGAACTGTTCCGTTCGCGGGCGGGCGAATCCGAAACGCTGATCGGCGTCAGCCGCGCGATGGCCCAGGTCCGCAAGCGGATAGCCGAAGTGGCCAAGTCGGACCTGCCGGTCCTGATTTCCGGGGAAACCGGGACGGGCAAGGAAGTGGCCGCGCGCATGCTCCTGGCACGTTCGGCCCGGCATGCCCGCCCCTTCATCGTTGTGAATTGCGCCGCCATCCCGCGCGAGCTGTTCGAAAGCGAATTGTTCGGCCACGAAAAGGGGGCGTACACGGGCGCGACGGAAGCCCGGTCCGGGCTGTTGGAGCAAGCCGACGGCGGCACCCTGTTCCTCGACGAAGTGGGCGACCTCACGCTCGATAACCAGGCGCGTATCCTGCGCGTTGCCGAGACGGGCGCCTTCCGGCGCATCGGCTCCGGGCGGGAGTCGCGCGTGGACGTGCGGGTCATCTCCGCCACCAACAAGGACCTCAAGGACGCCATCAGGAGCGGCGCGTTCCGCGAAGACCTGTATCATCGCCTGAACGGTTTCGAAATCCACATACCCCCGTTGCGCGAGCGGCCCAGCGACATTCCCGTGCTCACCCGGCATTTCTTCGAGATGGGCAGGACCCAGGCGCGCATACCGCTGACGGATATCGGCCCCGGCGTGTTCGAATATTTCGGCCGCTACGCCTGGCCGGGAAACGTGCGGGAACTCCGAAGCTGCATGCAGCGCGCCATCGCCCTTGCGCGCAATCCCGTTATCCAGCTTGAGGACGTCCTGGCCCGCAGTCAGTATGCCGTGCAATGGCCAGGCGAAACCGGCCCCTCGGCATTGCGCGAAGTGGAACGGCGCCACATCGAAGCGGTGCTCGCTGCGTGCGAGGGAGACATCCAGCAGACCGCGAAGGTGCTGGAAATCGGCCGGAGCACCCTCTACCGCAAAATGGAAACCTACGGGCTGAAACCGTAG